The Trichoderma atroviride chromosome 5, complete sequence genome contains a region encoding:
- a CDS encoding uncharacterized protein (EggNog:ENOG41): MATTRDEVATTEANTIEPNRNDVEIADIVALCAWNFSEAIIDLRKCEEGEYFSKIRRYKESFDHWKRSLCVYDEGYEGLGQRLKRQPNFRSSFERELDMLNKNLHSSLYGTFYS, translated from the coding sequence ATGGCGACTACCAGAGACGAAGTTGCCACCACCGAGGCAAATACCATTGAACCCAACAGAAATGACGTCGAAATTGCAGATATAGTCGCTCTCTGCGCTTGGAACTTTTCAGAAGCCATCATAGATCTGAGGAAATGTGAAGAAGGGGAATATTTTTCCAAAATACGACGTTATAAGGAAAGCTTTGACCACTGGAAGAGAAGTCTCTGCGTTTACGATGAAGGTTACGAAGgtcttggccagcgcctGAAGCGCCAGCCAAATTTTCGCTCGTCATTTGAGCGAGAATTAGACATGCTCAACAAGAATTTGCATTCAAGTTTGTATGGTACATTCTACTCCTAG
- a CDS encoding uncharacterized protein (EggNog:ENOG41~MEROPS:MER0054318), which yields MSLEDTHLCTTIEWRILSKLSRYDLARYCNFTHNAPQSRTIQDALADLDSELPEIFRAIQLETLLETKDEALDEVAYYGSSNVTDGDDSFLQPPTRRLGITYSRRVYNILKEFCSFLEERVNPALIVPKDGDDNGAYQKLQLFLDRIEKMDSSTKNPNSTPDFDFQSTPFLSVISKSRAMKPTSTSESHTNEVLEQQMLQEIKDLRATLLRLDTLYNEIRVPRKIDKISIHYGLHNGLNEGMTDSVSSFNILRKYQQRTATARRVICDSFNKCSQEEKGRQHEAFFQLPSWEMMSDYYSPQEELPQLFFIRCSETRSEGSDWCHTRMYPFPTDGTNQCRRRPLCLAMRSATSSKSDLDVYAPAHPESNGSDNVTIHTPIQLRHSRRYDKSIPGGGSSLRDLAKIGYFFWTENMDFAERTGGEDKILDIGQRTALAKRLVVSLMLSVHSDRTIDVWCPKYIRFLHPRDTELTPMIPVYESRGSQISWGSKLPKILDQLRLEDGDYDQTLPISFYDLAKSLVLIADGSLLERHEIRNASKYNESCVELRKLIRARIQGIQNTSRENNAPDILPFLNAANNCLYFHERYPTYLDEEPSGDEKEAAFRFVFEQVLTVVDERLRLENQVQPSPVIPTVALFDGTTCLTVKNFETERFMAFLESFPESYSRLLPSHADIATRRVRIALIDTGVDFAHPGIMNAKCKGRMKEDWCLRFSDGKVDKDIMDEVDSLHGSNCASLIHKAAPEADIYVAKVFKGTTLEIKEIAQISKAIDYAMKEWNVDIISMSFGLTPPDARQDGNTQLEESDLKEYEEIINGIIKSINNAITSSRLVFAAASNDGKNRRRTFPANYPSVFGVYASDGLGAVSRMNPSSQEDDINIMTLGIDVKVFERRQVDKNGVSSFIREPKHRSGTSFATAIAAGIAGTVLDIADRGKEMEEQTRKRLRNYGGMRRVFTELLPRDEDNHCYLTPWHLLGRS from the exons ATGTCGCTGGAAGATACCCATTTGTGCACGACTATCGAATGGAGAATACTCTCCAAGTTATCAAGATACGACCTCGCGCGCTACTGCAATTTCACCCATAATGCCCCTCAAAGCAGGACTATTCAAGATGCCCTGGCTGATCTTGACTCTGAATTACCTGAGATATTCAGGGCCATACAGCTTGAGACTTTATTAGAGACCAAAGACGAAGCGTTGGACGAGGTTGCTTACTACGGTAGTAGCAACGTTACCGACGGCGACGATTCATTTTTGCAGCCGCCTACGAGGCGCCTGGGTATTACATATTCTCGACGCGTATATAATATCCTCAAAGAATTTTGCTCCTTTCTCGAAGAGCGAGTAAACCCAGCGCTGATTGTACCGAAGGATGGGGATGATAATGGTGCCTATCAGAAATTGCAGCTTTTCCTTGACCGCATTGAAAAAATGGATTCCTCTACTAAGAATCCTAACTCTACCCCGGATTTCGATTTTCAGTCAACACCATTTCTCTCCGTCATTTCTAAAAGCAGAGCGATGAAGCCGACTTCTACCAGCGAAAGCCATACCAATGAAGTTCTCGAGCAGCAGATGCTTCAGGAGATTAAGGACTTGCGTGCTACTCTACTGAGATTGGATACATTATACAATGAAATTCGAGTACCAAGGAAAATCGATAAGATTTCAATTCATTATGGCCTACACAATGGCCTCAATGAAGGCATGACGGACTCGGTTTCTTCGTTCAACATTCTGAGGAAATATCAACAACGAACCGCTACTGCACGTCGCGTGATATGTGACAGCTTCAACAAGTGCtcacaagaagaaaaaggccgacAGCATGAAGCCTTCTTCCAGCTTCCCAGTTGGGAAATGATGTCTGACTATTACTCGCCACAAGAAGAACTACCTCAGCTTTTCTTCATTAGGTGTTCAGAGACAAGAAGCGAGGGTAGCGACTGGTGTCACACGCGCATGTATCCTTTCCC GACGGATGGTACGAATCAATGTAGAAGGCGGCCGCTCTGTCTGGCAATGCGCTCTGCCACTTCTAGCAAATCAGATTTGGACGTCTACGCCCCGGCGCATCCTGAGAGCAATGGGTCTGACAATGTTACCATACATACCCCAATTCAGCTACGTCACTCTAGAAGATATGACAAAAGCATCCCTGGTGGTGGTTCAAGTCTCAGGGATTTAGCCAAGATAGGCTATTTCTTTTGGACAGAGAACATGGATTTCGCGGAACGAACCGGCGGTGAAGATAAAATACTGGACATTGGCCAACGTACGGCTCTTGCCAAGAGGCTCGTTGTTTCTCTGATGCTATCTGTTCACTCTGACCGTACCATTGACGTTTGGTGCCCAAAATACATTCGATTCTTACACCCTAGGGACACGGAGTTGACTCCAATGATACCAGTATATGAAAGCCGGGGAAGCCAAATCTCGTGGGGCTCCAAACTGCCCAAGATTCTGGATCAACTACGCTTAGAGGATGGAGATTATGATCAAACACTTCCCATCTCATTTTATGATTTAGCAAAATCGTTGGTACTTATCGCAGACGGGTCACTGCTTGAACGCCATGAAATCCGGAATGCATCAAAATACAACGAATCATGTGTCGAGCTTCGAAAGCTGATTAGAGCGCGTATCCAAGGAATTCAAAACACATCGCGCGAAAACAATGCCCCCGATATTTTACCTTTTTTGAACGCTGCCAACAACTGCTTATACTTCCACGAGCGATACCCGACCTACCTTGACGAAGAACCGTCTGGtgatgagaaagaagctgcGTTCAGATTTGTATTTGAACAAGTTCTCACTGTGGTAGACGAGAGGCTGAGATTGGAGAATCAAGTTCAACCGAGTCCTGTCATTCCAACAGTTGCGCTATTCGATGGAACGACTTGTCTGACAGT taaaaattTTGAGACGGAAAGATTTATGGCTTTTCTCGAAAGTTTCCCCGAATCATACTCACGACTTCTTCCAAGCCATGCTGATATCGCCACTAGGCGAGTCCGTATTGCACTCATTGATACTGGAGTGGACTTTGCGCATCCTGGAATCATGAATGCGAAATGTAAAGGGCGCATGAAAGAAGACTGGTGTCTCCGCTTTTCTGATGGCAAAGTTGACAAGGATATAATGGACGAAGTCGATTCTCTACACGGGTCGAATTGCGCTTCTCTCATTCATAAAGCGGCTCCAGAGGCTGATATTTATGTAGCCAAGGTGTTCAAAGGCACTACGCttgaaataaaagaaattgcTCAGATAAGCAAG GCAATCGATTATGCGATGAAAGAGTGGAATGTGGACATCATCTCGATGTCCTTTGGCTTAACGCCACCTGACGCGCGCCAAGACGGAAATACGCAGTTGGAAGAATCAGATTTGAAGGAGTATGAAGAAATCATCAACGGCATTATTAAATCGATTAACAACGCAATCACGTCATCTCGGCTCGTATTTGCCGCCGCCTCGAACGATGGCAAGAATAGACGTCGTACGTTTCCAGCCAACTATCCTTCGGTTTTTGGCGTTTATGCCTCGGACGGACTGGGCGCTGTTTCTAGGATGAATCCATCCTCACAAGAAGACGATATTAATATTATGACACTGGGCATTGATGTGAAGGTGTTTGAAAGGAGGCAGGTGGACAAAAATGGTGTCTCTTCGTTTATTCGTGAGCCAAAGCATAGGTCTGGAACATCTTTTGCGACAGCGATTGCGGCCGGTATAGCAGGCACGGTCTTGGATATAGCAGACCGCGggaaagagatggaagaacaGACCAGAAAAAGGCTCAGAAACTATGGGGGCATGAGGAGGGTATTTACAGAGCTATTGCCGCGCGACGAAGATAACCATTGCTACTTGACGCCGTGGCATCTTTTGGGTAGGAGTTGA
- a CDS encoding uncharacterized protein (EggNog:ENOG41) — MLSHIADHLQTLGLLALEMSKTALSAKEKQKIIAQTTSKSYDDDAEGLGQNSPEQILADVLSHRDESIKESIATTMGVHLITGDAGLERKATLWQVFEDEDISLDKVQQMRLTYYNLLGRALDIHACGNLDLPPKASAALARMEGQVPRRIGEPDTFTRNDLYDFFDGLFSTVHCDEEDTIVDYCTNQVQTARRYHDKRQPAGESFASRRKIFSILVIHKSPKAILGFIKEGITDFHIPISEDTLRQKFPTWADGFIDSFLMIQSQYLFIVPCAENISRFDQYAIAWICDTSTQYLAARTFLDEEHSLPEGIDQYDDVVFSLGTMAGNKIVIAAPLYRQGGTMTTAAVMRSVLKKDP; from the coding sequence ATGCTGAGCCACATCGCTGATCACTTGCAAACTTTGGGCCTCCTCGCTCTGGAAATGTCAAAGACTGCATTATCAGCtaaagaaaagcaaaagatcATTGCTCAAACAACATCAAAGAGCtatgacgatgatgctgaaggTTTGGGACAAAACTCTCCGGAGCAAATTTTAGCAGACGTTCTTTCTCATCGAGACGAGAGCATAAAGGAATCCATAGCTACTACCATGGGAGTCCATTTGATCACCGGAGACGCAGGATTGGAACGGAAGGCTACATTGTGGCAAGTgtttgaagacgaagataTTTCGCTCGACAAGGTGCAGCAAATGCGCCTCACATATTACAATCTCTTGGGAAGGGCCTTGGACATTCATGCATGTGGTAACCTTGATCTACCCCCCAAGGCGTCGGCTGCTTTGGCTCGAATGGAAGGTCAAGTTCCGCGCAGAATTGGCGAGCCCGACACTTTCACACGAAACGACTTGTATGACTTCTTCGATGGTTTATTTTCCACTGTACACTGTGACGAAGAAGACACGATAGTTGACTACTGCACCAATCAAGTTCAGACGGCTCGCCGGTATCATGACAAAAGGCAACCAGCAGGAGAGTCATTTGCTTCCAGACGAAAGATCTTTTCTATTCTGGTGATTCACAAATCTCCAAAAGCCATTCTAGGCTTTATTAAAGAGGGAATCACAGACTTTCACATTCCTATATCTGAAGATACCTTGAGGCAAAAATTTCCCACGTGGGCTGATGGTTTTATCGACTCCTTCTTGATGATTCAAAGCCAATACCTTTTCATAGTTCCGTGTGCCGAGAACATTTCGAGGTTCGATCAGTACGCGATTGCTTGGATTTGTGATACATCGACACAATACTTGGCCGCCAGGACCTTTCTCGACGAGGAGCATTCCCTCCCAGAAGGTATAGATCAGTACGATGACGTCGTCTTTAGCTTGGGAACCATGGCAGGGAACAAAATTGTAATTGCCGCCCCGCTCTACAGACAAGGCGGCACAATGACTACAGCAGCTGTTATGCGGAGCGTGTTGAAAAAAGATCCCTAG
- a CDS encoding uncharacterized protein (EggNog:ENOG41~TransMembrane:2 (i233-250o256-275i)) yields MLPDEDDPMEKMTDLLAWGNDVEIVELDKSGHPQQQWLHAHDGHILPIQFKKTSNSLFSRSFREWRKAIMDSFLPVGFPHSVSKDYLAYQTFDSLQAFFSTISSLLANRALLQGLGVGDASSSATFALLLTIMKDAMSRIATIVFAHRFGLRIEPDAKRYRFLADVFNDSAFFLELYSPYLGSWGKVIALSTGQALRALCGVAAGASKAALSVHFAKHDNLAELNAKEASQETAVGLIGLLVGTLVVKMIEDHSSVVILMILLVIAHLGTNYLGVRSVCMATLNRQRATIVFEEFLRSGKVLTPEQVAERENIIFWNPIMRNLHGKKVVHVEFAEGYSHAMSCSDPHDKLIIVDGINHTRFICSRVPGRVTPIKLLLWVGAQPIDAIRAWFAAMEVAWLMGDNGAYTQKLDQMFCDAGVEGNGRKFSIAGRDRDSDFVPKFNSPGLWAKLAEQGWDVETQSLETKAPVRLQIRRARSKKA; encoded by the exons ATGTTGCCAGACGAGGACGAtccgatggagaagatgacggATCTGCTGGCCTGGGGCAACGATGTCGAGATTGTAGAGCTTGATAAATCAGGCCacccgcagcagcaatggctccATGCCCACGACGGCCACATCTTGCCT ATTCAGTTCAAGAAAACATCCAACAGCCTGTTCTCCCGCTCTTTTCGAGAATGGCGCAAGGCAATCATGGACTCGTTCCTGCCTGTCGGATTCCCGCACTCCGTCTCAAAAGACTACCTCGCATATCAAACGTTTGATTCTCTCCAGGCCTTCTTTTCCACCATCAGCTCGCTCCTTGCCAACCGTGCTCTGCTTCAGGGTCTGGGAGTTGGCGATGCCTCGTCTTCCGCTACgtttgcccttcttctcacAATCATGAAGGATGCCATGTCTCGCATTGCCACCATCGTCTTTGCCCACCGCTTCGGACTTCGCATCGAGCCAGATGCCAAGCGATACCGTTTCCTGGCCGATGTTTTCAACGAcagcgccttcttcttggagctgTACAGTCCGTATCTGGGCTCGTGGGGCAAAGTCATTGCGCTCAGTACAGGTCAAGCGCTCAGGGCTTTATGCGGTGTTGCCGCTGGTGCCAGCAAGGCGGCGCTGAGCGTCCACTTTGCGAAACATGATAACCTGGCAGAGCTCAACGCAAAGGAAGCCAGCCAGGAGACAGCTGTGGGATTGATCGGTCTACTTGTGGGAACGCTGGTGGTCAAGATGATTGAGGATCACTCCAGTGTTGTTATTCTGATGATTCTCCTTGTTATTGCCCATCTCGGGACGAATTATCTTGGCGTCCGCAGTGTCTGTATGGCAACACTGAACCGCCAACGAGCTACCATTGTGTTTGAAGAATTCCTCAGAAGCGGCAAAGTCTTGACTCCCGAGCAAGTGGCCGAAAGAGaaaacatcatcttctggaATCCCATCATGCGCAATCTTCATGGAAAGAAAGTAGTCCACGTCGAATTTGCCGAAGGCTATAGCCACGCCATGAGCTGCTCCGATCCACATGACAAGCTCATCATTGTCGATGGCATCAACCATACCCGGTTCATCTGTTCTCGCGTCCCTGGTCGTGTCACTCCCATCAAGCTACTTCTCTGGGTCGGAGCTCAGCCTATCGATGCCATCCGAGCCTGGTTTGCCGCTATGGAAGTCGCATGGCTGATGGGCGACAATGGCGCATACACGCAGAAACTGGACCAAATGTTCTGCGACGCCGGGGTCGAGGGCAATGGCAGGAAGTTTAGCATCGCGGGCAGGGACAGGGATAGTGATTTTGTGCCAAAGTTTAACAGTCCCGGCCTCTGggccaagctggcagagCAAGGCTGGGATGTTGAGACGCAGTCTTTGGAGACGAAGGCCCCTGTGCGGCTGCAGATTCGGCGTGCGCGCTCGAAGAAGGCCTAG
- a CDS encoding uncharacterized protein (EggNog:ENOG41) — MPNYEEISRRAEADLNTYQSKTGNARPQGLDDAGVNSYAEKKFDSAKVTYGDDLSTNRGYNKRIPPSEGGDLDARGRQATGNLYEGKGGPDDKIAESYRQQGGQNDNDVVSARVPDTEGLGSANDIATQGKIASKTNVGSNPAGPGGSKFKGSEYYTPESVPDSISAEGWIAPESVTEASRETEGYSK, encoded by the exons ATGCCCAACTACGAGGAAATCTCACGTCGTGCCGAGGCCGACCTCAACACCTACCAATCCAAGACTGGCAACGCTCGTCCACAAGGCCTGGACGACGCTGGTGTCAACTCTTATGCGGAAAAGAAATTCGACTCTGCCAAAGTCACCTACGGAGATGACTTGAGCACAAATAGAGGCTACAACAAGCGTATTCCTCCAAGCGAGGGAGGAGACCTCGATGCCCGCGGCAG ACAAGCTACAGGCAATCTCTACGAAGGTAAAGGAGGACCCGACGACAAAATTGCCGAATCATACCGTCAGCAAGGCGGCCAAAACGACAACGATGTTGTAAGCGCACGAGTGCCCGACACTGAAGGCCTCGGCAGCGCCAACGATATTGCGACGCAGGGAAAGATTGCGTCCAAGACAAACGTTGGCAGCAATCCGGCGGGACCTGGAGGATCGAAATTCAAGGGCAGCGAGTATTATACGCCTGAGAGCGTGCCCGATAGCATCTCTGCAGAGGGGTGGATAGCGCCGGAGAGTGTGACGGAGGCGAGTCGCGAGACGGAGGGGTATTCAAAGTGA
- a CDS encoding uncharacterized protein (TransMembrane:10 (i40-61o73-93i100-119o125-146i158-179o191-211i284-302o322-340i352-372o378-397i)), which translates to MSSQSPSASGLLPMPGSPSSSWAVYGSRFTNLVKHPSTRVVVAFWLLGLINNVLYVIILSAAQDLVGSLPKGVVLLADVVPSFFTKLIAPYFIHRVPYPIRVLVFIALSAGGMLMIALTPPSKSVPVKMVGVVLASLSSGGGELSFLGLSHYYGHVSLAGWGSGTGAAGLVGAGLYVLLTDWWGFTVQQSLLFSACLPAIMFISFFFVLPLEPLRQGSALKEYDAVPGRDEDEVDGDPTEQELAASTSALLAPEPSVLSANTAYAMNKGDGHSLKNNLRRAKSLVIPYMAPLFMVYVAEYTINQGVSPTLLFPLESSPFKEYREFYPFYGFLYQLGVFISRSSTAFVRIHHLYIPSLLQVGNLILLTLHAMFFFIPSVYIVFIIIFWEGLLGGAVYVNCFAEIMEKVPAEEREFSLSATTVSDSGGICIAGLISIVMETSLCEYQVSHGRDWCKRIGPAHS; encoded by the exons ATGTCTAGCCAGTCCCCGTCTGCGTCGGGGCTTCTTCCCATGCCGGGATCGCCGTCGTCCTCGTGGGCAGTCTACGGCTCTCGGTTTACGAACTTGGTCAAGCATCCCAGCACGAGAGTCGTGGTTGCTTTCTGGCTACTTG GCCTAATCAATAATGTGCTCTatgtcatcatcctctccgCCGCCCAAGACCTCGTCGGCTCGCTGCCAAAAGGcgtcgtcctcctcgccgaTGTCGTGCCCTCGTTCTTCACAAAGCTCATCGCCCCCTATTTCATCCATCGCGTGCCGTACCCAATACGagtcctcgtcttcatcgcgCTATCCGCTGGCGGCATGCTGATGATTGCGCTTACGCCTCCGTCAAAATCGGTGCCTGTCAAGATGGTGGGCGTTGTCCTGGCCAGCCTGAGTAGCGGCGGAGGGGAGCTCAGTTTCTTGGGACTTTCTCATTACTATGGACATGTGAGCTTGGCGGGATGGGGATCTGGCACGGGCGCGGCAGGGCTGGTCGGCGCTGGGCTTTACGTACTATTGACAGATTGGTGGGGATTCACCGTCCAGCAGAGCCTGCTCTTCTCGGCGTGTCTCCCCGCCATCAtgttcatcagcttcttcttcgtgcTCCCGCTAGAACCGCTACGACAAGGCAGTGCGCTAAAAGAGTATGATGCTGTTCCCGgaagagacgaagatgaagtggATGGAGACCCGACGGAGCAGGAATTGGCGGCCAGTACTTCTGCCCTGCTTGCGCCAGAGCCTTCTGTCCTTTCGGCAAACACCGCCTACGCGATGAACAAGGGCGATGGACACTCGCTCAAGAACAATCTGCGAAGAGCAAAATCGCTGGTGATTCCATACATGGCTCCTCTGTTTATGGTATACGTTGCCGAGTACACCATCAACCAGGGCGTCTCACCAACGCTGCTCTTCCCACTCGAATCGTCGCCATTTAAAGAGTACCGCGAGTTTTATCCGTTTTATGGATTTCTGTACCAGCTCGGCGTCTTCATCTCGCGATCCTCTACGGCCTTTGTCCGCATCCACCACTTATACATTCCATCTCTGCTCCAAGTGGGCAACCTCATTCTGCTGACACTGCATGCcatgttcttcttcatcccctCCGTCTACATTGtgttcatcatcatcttctgggaaggcctcctcggcggcgccGTCTACGTGAACTGTTTTGCCGAAATTATGGAAAAGGTACCCGCTGAAGAACGAGAGTTTAGCCTCAGCGCCACGACAGTGAGTGACAGCGGGGGAATATGCATCGCGGGGTTGATTAGCATCGTGATGGAGACGAGTCTTTGCGAGTATCAGGTCTCGCATGGGCGGGATTGGTGCAAGAGGATTGGTCCTGCGCATAGCTGA
- a CDS encoding uncharacterized protein (EggNog:ENOG41~TransMembrane:1 (i12-30o)), with translation MFVGGVRSSKLSALLAGTIIFIIVFAGLAWNQMDAIELPNRTQPNQGSGAPSEPLKPDQPSSPSSPSEPVKPVTADSTLRDVWFEVHKPSIKPDARFYQPFGAFKFDQKHEAHFPEPLGEDLCIIDLDNRPFDVAGQVFGPTVMSWDKDAEKVHGLSVGVLNHWLYAKIHGYKYYFVAIEKPEDRRASWKKAPVISTILKKHKTCLYLDSDAIFQNLDLPFEWLLNYWDISPTNNSLALAVDPDREYNKDKFGKLMLNTGFIITQNNPKTYEIMDAWAGCPEENGKHPECVEFRTNSPGRPTDQGGFGTFIRYDYPDDIKQLACTDANGFPNSDSECEGRFIRHLWTGKDSWIKIFVGQQVPGHYLEMFHKEFLESKSEFYITEKDLMAKAAAEEPKASTEEPKASTEEKSKDKL, from the exons ATGTTTGTCGGCGGCGTTCGATCCTCCAAGCTGTCGGCCCTGCTGGCCGGCacaatcatcttcatcatcgtctttgccgGCCTGGCCTGGAACCAGATGGACGCCATTGAGCTGCCCAACAG AACGCAGCCAAACCAAGGCTCCGGCGCGCCCTCTGAGCCCTTGAAGCCCGACCagccgtcgtcgccgtcgtcgccctCCGAGCCCGTCAAGCCCGTCACGGCCGACTCGACCCTGCGCGACGTGTGGTTCGAGGTGCACAAGCCCTCCATCAAGCCCGATGCGCGCTTCTACCAGCCCTTTGGCGCCTTCAAGTTTGACCAAAAGCACGAGGCTCACTTCCCGGAGCCGCTGGGCGAGGATCTCTGCATCATCGATCTCGACAACCGTCCCTTTGATGTCGCCGGCCAGGTCTTTGGACCGACCGTTATGAGCTGGGACAAGGATGCCGAAAAGGTCCACGGCCTGTCTGTCGGCGTGCTCAACCACTGGCTCTATG CCAAAATCCACGGCTACAAGTACTACTTTGTCGCCATCGAAAAGCCCGAGGACCGTCGCGCGTCATGGAAAAAGGCCCCCGTCATCTCCACCATcctcaagaagcacaagacGTGCCTGTACCTCGACTCCGACGCCATCTTCCAGAACCTCGATCTTCCCTTTGAGTGGCTCTTGAACTACTGGGACATTAGCCCCACCAACAACTCGCTCGCCCTTGCTGTTGACCCCGACCGCGAGTACAACAAGGACAAGTTTGGAAAGCTCATGCTCAACACTGGCTTCATCATCACGCAGAACAACCCCAAGACGTACGAGATTATGGACGCATGGGCGGGATGTCCCGAGGAGAACGGCAAGCATCCCGAATGTGTCGAGTTCCGCACCAACTCTCCCGGCCGACCTACTGACCAGGGCGGTTTCGGCACTTTTATCCGCTACGACTACCCCGACGACATCAAGCAGCTCGCCTGCACCGACGCCAACGGTTTCCCTAACAGCGATTCCGAGTGCGAGGGCCGCTTCATTCGCCACCTGTGGACTGGAAAGGACAGCTGGATCAAGATCTTTGTCGGCCAGCAGGTTCCCGGCCACTATCTCGAAATGTTCCACAAGGAATTCCTCGAGTCCAAGTCTGAATTTTACATTACCGAGAAGGATCtcatggccaaggctgcggctgaggaACCCAAAGCCTCGACTGAGGAGCCCAAGGCCTCGACTGAGGAGAAGTCCAAGGACAAGTTATAA
- a CDS encoding uncharacterized protein (EggNog:ENOG41): MPSSKHDIRLGDVVVGATQKGQSSVFRYNFDETVQKRSFQNIKFMNPLPWLLQKAVESLNTTDKDCSSSPYDANLYKWAGEVFQGTIKRRLQYFPGFLRKFERPDSRTDKVFFPGLNKYLPPRTELLCQDDQLIEEPPRVHYGLIASSDGQIKDYETRHVLLRDKDVLCFDKEAAGLIDHPCLVIRGICQYLDSDSEPETTRKIWQDYSAITAATYANEIVKALATIEIRAQAEIYDFINEMLKACPPRAIRRRAEIRDAGVLSGPARIICRQPKASIVSQLRDYRNSILSWLSGAEKMIPKKENENNTECRGIPTYDEADFDKWFRGCNQILFLPSEGAVGEVAISRMVDHLYSKSRNESRLGIASIHIPDHWRNKQAFDVLLSSILRQLVEGLPNVPFVVERLYSSHNGETRPCTDELTNMLNQVTVQFAKTFVLIDTCSDAQSFSKSKLRSTMLDTLQHLTRTNILVMFPTCKGPLLCKCRYALGAWSDYVAFGKD; this comes from the exons ATGCCAAGTTCGAAGCATGACATCCGCCTGGGAGATGTTGTCGTTGGCGCTACACAAAAAGGGCAGAGCAGTGTGTTCCGATACAATTTTGACGAAACGGTCCAAAAGAGAAGCTTCCAAAACATCAAGTTTATGAATCCACTTCCTTGGCTCTTGCAGAAGGCTGTGGAGAGCCTCAATACAACGGACAAGGACTGCTCCAGTTCACCATACGATGCCAACTTGTACAAGTGGGCGGGCGAAGTTTTCCAAGGGACCATTAAACGGCGGCTTCAATATTTCCCTGGATTTCTCAGAAAATTCGAACGTCCCGACTCACGTACTGACAAGGTCTTCTTCCCTGGCCTCAACAAGTACTTGCCCCCGCGTACAGAGCTGCTGTGTCAAGATGATCAACTTATTGAAGAGCCCCCGAGAGTCCACTATGGTCTAATTGCCTCTAGCGATGGACAAATCAAGGATTACGAGACCCGACATGTCCTTTTACGTGACAAGGACGTCTTGTGCTTTGACAAGGAGGCAGCAGGATTAATTGATCACCCGTGTCTAGTAATTCGTGGCATCTGCCAGTACTTGGACTCTGACTCTGAACCTGAGACGACTCGGAAGATCTGGCAAGACTACTCAGCTATAACCGCGGCGACTTATGCAAATGAGATTGTGAAAGCCCTTGCTACCATCGAAATTAGAGCCCAGGCCGAGATATATGATTTCATCAATGAGATGTTGAAAGCATGTCCTCCTAGGGCCATTAGACGCAGGGCCGAGATTAGAGATGCCGGTGTACTCTCTG GACCTGCACGAATCATCTGTCGGCAACCCAAGGCTAGCATTGTCAGCCAACTTCGCGATTACCGCAATAGCATTCTTAGCTGGCTCTCGGGCGCTGAAAAAATGATACCAAAAAAGGAGAATGAAAATAATACAGAATGCCGGGGCATACCGACTTATGATGAGGCAGACTTTGACAAATGGTTTCGGGGCTGCAACCAGATTTTGTTCCTTCCAAGCGAGGGAGCAGTTGGCGAAGTCGCCATATCAAGAATGGTCGACCATCTTTACTCAAAGTCGCGGAATGAATCGAGGCTAGGAATCGCAAGCATCCATATCCCTGACCACTGGAGGAATAAACAGGCGTTTGACGTCCTGCTATCGAGCATTTTGAGGCAGCTAGTCGAAGGTCTTCCCAACGTCCCATTTGTGGTGGAAAGGCTCTATTCTTCACACAATGGCGAGACGCGGCCATGTACCGATGAGCTCACCAACATGTTGAATCAAGTCACGGTCCAATTCGCAAAGACTTTTGTTCTAATCGATACTTGTAGCGATGCACAATCATTCAGCAAGTCCAAACTGAGATCAACCATGTTGGATACGCTACAGCACTTGACACGAACCAATATTCTCGTCATGTTTCCAACCTGCAAGGGGCCATTGCTATGTAAATGTCGCTACGCACTCGGAGCGTGGTCGGATTATGTGGCATTTGGAAAAGACTGA